TAGGTATGACCTGTTGCTTCCTGATCTTTATGTACGTGAAGTTTGAGTTGAGTTATGATAGTTTTCATGAGCATAAAGATCATATCTACAGGCTTGTTACTGATGTGAAAACGCCTACTGAAGTGATCCCCGCGGGTATTACTTCAATGCCAATGGCGCCTAATCTGAAACAGGATTTTCCGGAAGTAAAGGAAGCTGTCCGGATTAATTTAACCAATATGCTGGTTCTTGTAGGCGAGAACAAGTACCAGGAAGATGAAATTGCGGTAGCTGATTCTAACCTGTTTAAAGTATTTTCTTTCCCATTGATAAGTGGGAATAGCAGAACTGCGTTGTCCGAACCTTTCAACGTCGTGCTGACGGAAAGTGCTGCCATGAAATACTTCGGTACGACCAATGTCATCGGTAAATCCATTCAGATCGGAGGCAGTCAGTACACTGTCAAGGTGACTGGTGTGATGAAGGATGTACCTGAAAATTCTCAGCTTCCTTTTAATATGGTGTTTTCCATGGCCACTTATAAAGCCCTGGGAGATAACTTCGATAACTGGGGAGGATTCGGTGTAAATACATATCTCCTCTTAGAAAAGGGCGTTGATCCCTTAAAGCTTGAAAGTAAGTTTCCCGCGTTTATGGAGAAACATGTGGGTGAGATGATGAAGAAGCAGAATATGTATTACACCTTGCACCTGGAGCATTTAAAAGACGTATACCTCCATTCCAACAGAAGGGATAACAGGGTATCACAGGGTAGCATCACCAATGTATACATCTTCTCTTTTGTTGCGCTCTTTATTATGCTCATTGCGGTGATCAATTTCGTTAATCTGGCCACGGCAAGAGCCACCGAAAGGGCACGGGAAGTAGGCGTGCGTAAAGCAGTAGGCGCGTTTGAATCTCAGCTGACATTCCAGTTCCTGTGTGAAACATTGGTGTTAAGCCTGTTTGCATTTGTGTTGTCAGTGGTGCTGTGTCAGTTGCTGTTACCCGGCTTTAATATATTGACCGGGAAAGAAATTGCCAGCAATATATTCCTGACTGGCACCGTAGGTATATTCCTGCTGATAGCTATCTGTGTTGGTTTGCTGGCTGGTATTTATCCTGCGCTGGTGCTGTCGTCCTATAAGCCGGTAGTGGTGTTGAAAGGTGCTTTCAGCAATAGTAATAAGGGATTATTCCTGAGAAGAGGACTGGTCGTATTCCAGTTTGTGATCACTATTATATTGATCGCAGGTGTGATCATTATCCACTATCAGTTACATTACATGCAGTCCCGGGATCTTGGATTTAAGAAAGATCAGCAACTGGTAGTAGAGTTTAGCAGCATAGATGCGATCAAGGAAAAATGGCCGCAGATAAAACGGGAGGTCGCTGCTATCACTGGTGTGACGTCTTGTTCCTTTTCTTCTGCTATACCAGGAATGTCCCACAATTCTGCCTATACCAATATGGAGCTGAAGAGTGGTGATATGCAGGCAAGTAATATCAATCTCTATTTTGTAGACTATGACTTCCTGAAGGTATATGATGTGAAGGTACTGGCAGGACGTGGCTTCTCTGAACAAATGGGCACTGACAGTACACAGGCGATGATCGTGAATGAGGCGACGGTATCTTCTCTGGGTTACAGCAAACCTGAAGACATAATAGGAAAGAAGTTTTCTCAGTGGGGACGGGAGGGAAAGGTGATCGGTGTGATCAAAAACTTCAATTACCATTCACTCCGGGACGAGGTGGCACCATTGAGCCTGCGTATTGAGCCCTGGGGGTATATGCCAATGACAATTACCATTAGCCCCTCCAAACTAAAAACAATACTGAAAGATG
The DNA window shown above is from Chitinophaga agri and carries:
- a CDS encoding ABC transporter permease, whose translation is MLKNYLKIAWRNITKQKFYSFINILGLTIGMTCCFLIFMYVKFELSYDSFHEHKDHIYRLVTDVKTPTEVIPAGITSMPMAPNLKQDFPEVKEAVRINLTNMLVLVGENKYQEDEIAVADSNLFKVFSFPLISGNSRTALSEPFNVVLTESAAMKYFGTTNVIGKSIQIGGSQYTVKVTGVMKDVPENSQLPFNMVFSMATYKALGDNFDNWGGFGVNTYLLLEKGVDPLKLESKFPAFMEKHVGEMMKKQNMYYTLHLEHLKDVYLHSNRRDNRVSQGSITNVYIFSFVALFIMLIAVINFVNLATARATERAREVGVRKAVGAFESQLTFQFLCETLVLSLFAFVLSVVLCQLLLPGFNILTGKEIASNIFLTGTVGIFLLIAICVGLLAGIYPALVLSSYKPVVVLKGAFSNSNKGLFLRRGLVVFQFVITIILIAGVIIIHYQLHYMQSRDLGFKKDQQLVVEFSSIDAIKEKWPQIKREVAAITGVTSCSFSSAIPGMSHNSAYTNMELKSGDMQASNINLYFVDYDFLKVYDVKVLAGRGFSEQMGTDSTQAMIVNEATVSSLGYSKPEDIIGKKFSQWGREGKVIGVIKNFNYHSLRDEVAPLSLRIEPWGYMPMTITISPSKLKTILKDVEAVYNRYAPDGRFNYFFVDESFDRQYKADYRFGRLVLTFTVLAIFLATLGLLGLISYIVIQRTKEIGIRKVLGASVGSILFLLSSDFLKLVVIALLVATPLAWYLMYQWLKDFAYRIDIQWWVFVLAGSVAVVLALVTVYIQTVKTALASPVKSLRTE